In Acidobacteriota bacterium, the following proteins share a genomic window:
- the kdpF gene encoding K(+)-transporting ATPase subunit F, whose product MEYIVGGIIALLLFGYLVYALLRPEQF is encoded by the coding sequence ATGGAATACATCGTTGGCGGGATTATCGCGTTGTTGCTGTTCGGCTACCTGGTTTACGCGTTGCTCCGTCCGGAGCAGTTTTGA